The Candidatus Aegiribacteria sp. genome window below encodes:
- a CDS encoding bifunctional enoyl-CoA hydratase/phosphate acetyltransferase, with protein sequence MAKVLPSRRVAVVRADEAETLTAVMTAVDENMIDAVLIGGSDAIKRSADEAGVDISGMDIIEAAEDKPAAEKAVELIRNGEAHVIMKGLVASSIFLKAILDNEKGIRGPGLLSHVAVFDIPTYPKLLTVTDAGMNIKPGLDQKVLMLKNAITVVNALGIDLPKSTYLCAKEIPYEKMPRTMEAAKIKKMVEDGEITGTDFDGPLAMDLAVSPEAVRIKKIKSSVAGQVDIVLLPDIESANILYKTLLFLSNAEGAAVIMGATHPVTLTSRADSAESKLCSLVLAGIVASYLESCPINQS encoded by the coding sequence ATGGCTAAAGTATTACCTTCCAGAAGAGTGGCAGTAGTCAGAGCTGACGAAGCTGAAACGCTGACAGCCGTTATGACAGCAGTAGATGAGAATATGATCGATGCCGTTCTGATAGGCGGATCTGATGCGATTAAACGTTCAGCTGACGAGGCTGGAGTAGATATAAGCGGCATGGACATCATCGAAGCTGCGGAAGACAAACCTGCTGCGGAGAAAGCAGTTGAGCTAATCAGAAACGGCGAAGCCCATGTTATAATGAAAGGGCTTGTTGCCAGTTCCATCTTTCTGAAAGCAATACTGGATAACGAGAAAGGCATTCGAGGTCCTGGTCTTCTTAGCCATGTAGCAGTTTTTGATATTCCAACATATCCGAAATTGCTCACTGTAACCGACGCAGGTATGAATATCAAACCTGGACTTGATCAGAAAGTTCTGATGTTGAAGAACGCCATAACAGTCGTAAATGCTCTCGGAATTGATCTTCCGAAATCAACCTATTTATGCGCAAAAGAAATACCCTATGAGAAAATGCCTCGCACAATGGAAGCCGCAAAGATCAAAAAAATGGTTGAGGACGGTGAAATTACAGGTACTGATTTTGATGGTCCGCTTGCCATGGATCTCGCGGTCTCTCCGGAAGCGGTAAGAATCAAGAAGATAAAAAGTTCTGTGGCTGGTCAGGTAGACATTGTACTGCTGCCGGACATCGAGTCCGCAAATATCCTATATAAGACGCTGCTTTTCCTGTCAAACGCTGAAGGTGCTGCCGTGATAATGGGTGCAACACATCCTGTAACGCTTACATCCCGTGCGGACTCGGCGGAATCCAAGCTCTGTTCGCTTGTTCTGGCAGGAATTGTGGCTTCTTACCTTGAAAGCTGCCCGATCAATCAGTCATAA